In Streptacidiphilus sp. P02-A3a, the DNA window GAACATCTGGCCGGACGGCGGCGTGGCCCGGCTGCGGGTGTACGGCGAGGTGGTGGCCGACCCGCGCGACCTGGACGGGCTGACCTTCGACCTGGCCGCGCAGGAGCACGGCGGGGTCGCCACCGGGGCCTCCGACCGCTACTTCTCCTCCCCGCACAACCTCAACTCGCTGGGCCGGGCCGCGGTCATGGGCGAGGGCTGGGAGACCCGCCGCCGCCGCGACCGGGGCAACGACTGGGTGGAGCTCCAGCTCGCCGGGACCGGCGAGGTCGCCGCGATCGAGATCGACACCACCCACTTCATCGCCAACTGCCCCGGCTGGGCCGCGGTCAAGGGCCGGGACGAGTCCGGCCAGTGGTTCGACCTGCTGCCGCGCACCCGGCTACAGCCGGACACCCGGCACCGGCTGCGGGTCGAGCCCGGCCGCCCGGTCACCGCCGCCCGGCTGGAGGTCTTCCCGGACGGCGGCATCGCCCGGCTGCGGCTCACCGGCCGGCTCACCGAGGAGGGCCGCTGCGCCCTCGCGCTGCGCTGGCTGAACCTGATCCCGGCGGCCGAGGCGCGGCAGGCACTCACCGGCGCCGGGCTGACCGAGGCCGAGGCGGCCGAGCTGACCGCCGCCCGCCCGTTCGCTGACGCGGCGTCAGTGAGCGTGCTGGAGGCCGCACTCACCCCCGCCGACCGCCCCGACGGCGCGGAGACCACGCGCCGCCGGGCCGCGTTCTGGCGGCTGCTGGGCGTCTGACGACGACGGCCCGCCCAGCAGCCGCCGCACCAACAGCACCACGTACCAGCTCCGCACCACCGCGACCACGTCACGCGCCCGTGTCACCGACCGGGTCGCGACCACCCGAGCCCCTACCGAGGTACCGCTATGTCTCTCACCCTCACCACCGAGTCGGGCGCGCCAGTCGCCGACAACCAGAACTCCGCGCAGGCCGGTGTCGGCGGCCCGGTCCTGATCCAGGACCAGCAGCTGATCGAGAAGCTCGCCCGCTTCAACCGCGAGCGCATCCCGGAGCGCGTGGTCCACGCCCGTGGCTCCGGCGCGTACGGCTACTTCGAGGTCACCGACGACGTCACCCCGTTCACCCGGGCCGACTTCCTGGACACCGTGGGCAAGCGCACCGAGGTCTTCCTGCGCTTCTCCACCGTCGCGGGCAACCTGGGCGCGGGCGACGCGGTGCGCGACCCGCGCGGCTTCGCGCTGAAGTTCTACACCGAGGAGGGCAACTACGACCTCGTCGGCAACAACACCCCGGTGTTCTTCATCAAGGACCCGATCAAGTTCCCCGACTTCATCCACTCCCAGAAGCGCGACCCGTTCACCGGGATCCAGGAGGCGGACAACGTCTGGGACTACTGGTCCTACTCGCCGGAGTCGCTGCACCAGATCACCTGGCTGTTCGGCGACCGGGGGATCCCGGCCAGCTACCGCCACATGAACGGCTACGGCTCGCACACCTACCAGTGGGTCGCCGCCGACGGCGCCGCCTACTGGGTCAAGTACCACTTCAAGACCAACCAGGGCGTCCGCAGCCTGGACGGCGCCCAGGCGGCCGAGCTCGCGGGCAACGACCCCGACAGCCACCAGCGCGACCTGCACCGCTCGATCGAGCGCGGGGTCTTCCCGTCCTGGACGGTGCACGTGCAGCTGATGCCGGTGGCCGACGCCGCCGACTACCGGTTCAACCCGTTCGACCTGACCAAGGTGTGGCCGCACAGCGACTACCCGCTGCGGAAGGTCGGCCGCCTGGTGCTGAACCGCAACCCGGAGAACGTCTTCGCCGAGGTCGAGCAGGCCGCGTTCTCGCCGAACAACTTCGTCCCCGGCATCGGCCCCTCGCCCGACAAGATGCTCCAGGGGCGGCTGTTCGCCTACGCCGACGCGCACCGCTACCGCCTGGGCGTCAACCACACCCAGCTCGCGGTCAACGCCCCGAAGGCGACCGAGGCGCACAACTACGGCCGGGACGGCCTCGGCGCGGTGAACGCGGCGGGCCGGGCCAAGAACTACGAGCCCAACTCGTACCAGGGCCCGCGCCAGACCGACCAGGCGCTGGCGGCGCCGACGGCGGTGCTCGGCTGGACCGGCACCCACAGCGCGCCCGAGCACGCCAAGGACGACGACTTCTTCCAGGCCGGTGAGCTCTACCGGCTGATGTCGGCGGACGAGCGGGGCCGGCTGATCGCGAACCTGGCCGGTGCCCTCGGCGCGGTCACCCGCGACGACGTCGTCGACCGGGTGCTGCCGTTCTTCCACGCGGCGGACGCCGACTACGGCAAGCGCCTGCAGGCGGCGGTCGAGGCCGTCCGCAACGCCGAACAGGCGTAGCGGAGGACACGGGGGAGGGGGCGGGTCCGGCGCAGCGTCGCGCCGGGCCCGCCCCGCCGTGCGTTCCGGTAGCGGGACGACCGCGGACGGTGAAGAGTGAACCCGGGGCCGACCCGAGCGCCCCGCGCAGTCCCCCCGCCGCTCCCCGTCCCCCGGAGGCGTCCATGCCCGAGGTCACCGCACCCTACGCGCCCGGCACCCCCTGTTGGGTCGACCTGATGGTCCCCGATCAGCAGGCTGCCCTCGACTTCTACCGCGACCTGTTCGGCTGGCAGGGCGAGATCGGTCCGCCGGAGACCGGCGGGTACTCCGTGTGCACCAGGAACGGGCGGCCGGTGGCCGGGATCGGCCCGGTGCAGGCGCCGGACGCGCCCACCGTGTGGACCACCTACATCGCCAGCGACGACGCCCCGGCCACCCTCTCGGCGGTCACCGCCGCCGGCGGCACGCCGTTGACCGAGGTCATGGACGTGCTCACGCTCGGCCAGATGTTCCTGGCGGCGGACCCGGCCGGGGCGGTCTTCGGGGTCTGGGGCCACAAGGACTTCTTCGGCGCGGGCCTGGTCAACGAGCCCGGCGCGCTGGTCTGGAACGAGTGCAACTCCCGCGGGGCCGACGCCGCCTCGGTGTTCTACGCCGCCGCCTTCGGGGTGACCTTCACCGAGGCCGAGGGCATGGGCGGCTACCGGGAGATCCGGGTCGACGGCCGGGTCGTCGGCGGCCTGCAACAGATGAAGCCGCCCTACTTCACCCCGGAGACGCCCTCGTACTGGGGCGTGTACTTCGCGGTGGACGACACCGACAGCACGGTGGACGCGGCGGTCAAGCGCCGGGCCGACGTGCTGGTGCCGCCGACCGACAGCCCGGTCGGCCGGATCGCCACCCTGCGTGACCCCTGGGGCGCGACCTTCTCGGTGATCACCCCGAGCGCGCAGGGCTGACCGACAGCGACGGCGCGGGCCCCCCGAACGGGGCCCGCGCCGTCAGTACTGGTCCCGGCCTACTTGTCGTGGGCGACCGGGCAGCCGCCGGTCAGCGTGCCGAGGAAGGCGTTGGGGTCGTAGAAGTGCTCGACCTCCAGCAGTCGCAGGTCGTCGCTGACCTTGGCGATGCTCACGCCGTACATCTCCACCTGCTCGCCGCTGGGCTGGAAGCCCTTGTACTCGCCGGAGAAGGTGCCCCAGTGGCGCCAGCGGAAGGTGATGGTGGGGGGCGGCGACAGGACGTCCAGCACCTCCCAGTAGAAGCCCTCGGGGAAGGCCTGGTGGAAGACGTGGT includes these proteins:
- the alc gene encoding allantoicase yields the protein MTDSQQAHPFTDLVNLAARSLGAGVIDANDELFAEKENLIVAAAAQFRPHTFGHKGQIMDGWETRRRRGVGAEQPHPTADDHDWAVVRLGVAGVVRGVVVDTAHFTGNYPESGSVEAASVPGNPSPAEVAAAEWVEIVPRTALKGDTAHEFPVTAEQRFTHVRLNIWPDGGVARLRVYGEVVADPRDLDGLTFDLAAQEHGGVATGASDRYFSSPHNLNSLGRAAVMGEGWETRRRRDRGNDWVELQLAGTGEVAAIEIDTTHFIANCPGWAAVKGRDESGQWFDLLPRTRLQPDTRHRLRVEPGRPVTAARLEVFPDGGIARLRLTGRLTEEGRCALALRWLNLIPAAEARQALTGAGLTEAEAAELTAARPFADAASVSVLEAALTPADRPDGAETTRRRAAFWRLLGV
- a CDS encoding catalase — protein: MSLTLTTESGAPVADNQNSAQAGVGGPVLIQDQQLIEKLARFNRERIPERVVHARGSGAYGYFEVTDDVTPFTRADFLDTVGKRTEVFLRFSTVAGNLGAGDAVRDPRGFALKFYTEEGNYDLVGNNTPVFFIKDPIKFPDFIHSQKRDPFTGIQEADNVWDYWSYSPESLHQITWLFGDRGIPASYRHMNGYGSHTYQWVAADGAAYWVKYHFKTNQGVRSLDGAQAAELAGNDPDSHQRDLHRSIERGVFPSWTVHVQLMPVADAADYRFNPFDLTKVWPHSDYPLRKVGRLVLNRNPENVFAEVEQAAFSPNNFVPGIGPSPDKMLQGRLFAYADAHRYRLGVNHTQLAVNAPKATEAHNYGRDGLGAVNAAGRAKNYEPNSYQGPRQTDQALAAPTAVLGWTGTHSAPEHAKDDDFFQAGELYRLMSADERGRLIANLAGALGAVTRDDVVDRVLPFFHAADADYGKRLQAAVEAVRNAEQA
- a CDS encoding VOC family protein, coding for MPEVTAPYAPGTPCWVDLMVPDQQAALDFYRDLFGWQGEIGPPETGGYSVCTRNGRPVAGIGPVQAPDAPTVWTTYIASDDAPATLSAVTAAGGTPLTEVMDVLTLGQMFLAADPAGAVFGVWGHKDFFGAGLVNEPGALVWNECNSRGADAASVFYAAAFGVTFTEAEGMGGYREIRVDGRVVGGLQQMKPPYFTPETPSYWGVYFAVDDTDSTVDAAVKRRADVLVPPTDSPVGRIATLRDPWGATFSVITPSAQG